One Thermodesulfobacteriota bacterium DNA window includes the following coding sequences:
- a CDS encoding phosphoglycerate kinase has product MDKLVISDLPDSVFHGKRVFVRVDFNVPIRDGKISEDYRIRRALPTIDYLVERKAKVILGSHLGRPKGIAIADLSLKPIATRLSELLGKSVKFTGKVIGPEVREALDALEPGEVMLLENLRFHKEETDNDPEFSKELASYADIYVNDAFGTSHRKHASTYGMASMFDLRVAGFLVSRELKFLTRLRENPDRPFLVIVGGSKIKDKIHALKSLIEKADRVLLGGGAAYTFLKAKGVNIGSSIVEDEFVGWAKEALDKYGDKIFLPVDHVVAGNLEGRKNCMVVDGEIPDDLKGYDIGPKTAAKYNHLIKGTGSIFWSGPMGVFEIGDFSAGTTQLARSVALATWRGATTVVGGGETIAAIREAEVLDLEITHISTGGGALLEFLGGDELPGISILNDREEKISLAAG; this is encoded by the coding sequence ATGGACAAGCTCGTTATATCCGACCTTCCCGATTCCGTATTCCACGGCAAGAGAGTGTTTGTACGGGTGGACTTCAACGTTCCGATTAGGGACGGAAAGATTAGCGAGGATTACAGGATAAGAAGAGCCTTACCGACCATAGACTATCTCGTCGAAAGAAAGGCGAAAGTTATACTCGGGTCCCACCTGGGGAGGCCCAAGGGGATAGCGATCGCCGACCTGTCGTTAAAACCCATAGCAACCAGGCTGTCCGAGCTTCTCGGGAAGTCTGTCAAGTTCACGGGGAAGGTCATAGGCCCCGAGGTAAGGGAGGCGCTCGACGCGCTCGAGCCCGGTGAGGTGATGCTTCTCGAGAACCTCCGGTTCCACAAGGAAGAGACCGACAACGACCCCGAGTTTTCGAAAGAGCTCGCTTCATACGCCGATATATACGTGAACGACGCGTTCGGCACGTCGCACAGGAAGCACGCCTCCACATACGGAATGGCGTCGATGTTCGATCTCAGGGTCGCGGGGTTCCTGGTCAGCAGGGAATTGAAGTTCCTGACGAGGCTCCGCGAGAACCCGGACCGTCCGTTCCTGGTGATCGTCGGCGGGAGCAAGATCAAGGACAAGATTCACGCGCTTAAGAGCCTCATCGAGAAGGCTGACAGGGTGCTGCTAGGAGGCGGGGCCGCTTATACGTTCCTAAAGGCCAAGGGCGTGAACATCGGCAGCTCCATAGTGGAGGACGAGTTCGTGGGCTGGGCGAAGGAAGCGCTCGATAAATACGGCGACAAGATTTTTCTCCCTGTGGACCATGTCGTCGCGGGGAATCTCGAAGGAAGGAAGAACTGCATGGTTGTGGACGGCGAGATACCGGACGACCTTAAAGGCTACGACATCGGGCCCAAGACCGCAGCCAAGTACAACCATCTTATAAAGGGCACGGGCTCTATCTTCTGGAGCGGCCCAATGGGGGTTTTCGAGATAGGCGATTTCTCGGCGGGCACAACTCAGCTCGCAAGGTCCGTGGCGCTCGCCACGTGGAGGGGGGCGACTACCGTAGTCGGGGGCGGAGAAACTATAGCCGCCATAAGGGAGGCGGAGGTCCTCGATCTCGAGATCACTCACATTTCCACTGGCGGCGGCGCGCTTCTCGAATTCCTGGGCGGCGACGAGCTTCCGGGAATTTCGATACTCAACGACAGGGAAGAGAAAATCTCTCTCGCCGCGGGGTAA